The following proteins are co-located in the Numida meleagris isolate 19003 breed g44 Domestic line chromosome 8, NumMel1.0, whole genome shotgun sequence genome:
- the OGT gene encoding UDP-N-acetylglucosamine--peptide N-acetylglucosaminyltransferase 110 kDa subunit isoform X2, protein MATSVGNVADSTGLAELAHREYQAGDFEAAERHCMQLWRQEPDNTGVLLLLSSIHFQCRRLDRSAHFSTLAIKQNPLLAEAYSNLGNVYKERGQLQEAIEHYRHALRLKPDFIDGYINLAAALVAAGDMEGAVQAYVSALQYNPDLYCVRSDLGNLLKALGRLEEAKACYLKAIETQPNFAVAWSNLGCVFNAQGEIWLAIHHFEKAVTLDPNFLDAYINLGNVLKEARIFDRAVAAYLRALSLSPNHAVVHGNLACVYYEQGLIDLAIDTYRRAIELQPHFPDAYCNLANALKEKGSVAEAEECYNTALRLCPTHADSLNNLANIKREQGNIEEAVRLYRKALEVFPEFAAAHSNLASVLQQQGKLQEALMHYKEAIRISPTFADAYSNMGNTLKEMQDVQGALQCYTRAIQINPAFADAHSNLASIHKDSGNIPEAIASYRTALKLKPDFPDAYCNLAHCLQIVCDWTDYDERMKKLVSIVADQLEKNRLPSVHPHHSMLYPLSHSFRKAIAERHGNLCLDKINVLHKPPYEHPKDLKASEGRLRIGYVSSDFGNHPTSHLMQSIPGMHNPDKFEVFCYALSPDDGTNFRVKVMAEANHFVDLSQIPCNGKAADRIHQDGIHILINMNGYTKGARNELFALRPAPIQAMWLGYPGTSGALFMDYIITDKETSPVEVAEQYSEKLAYMPNTFFIGDHANMFPHLKKKAVIDFKSNGHIYDNRIVLNGIDLKAFLDSLPDVKIVKMKCPDSGDNADSNAALSMPVIPMNTIAEAVIEMINRGQIQITINGFNISNGLATTQINNKAATGEEVPRTIIVTTRSQYGLPEDAVVYCNFNQLYKIDPSTLQMWANILKRVPNSVLWLLRFPAVGEPNIQQYAQNLGLSQNRIIFSPVAPKEEHVRRGQLADVCLDTPLCNGHTTGMDVLWAGTPMVTMPGETLASRVAASQLTCLGCLELIAKSRQEYEDIAVKLGTDLEYLKKIRGKVWKQRISSPLFNTKQYTMDLERLYLQMWDHYAAGNKPDHMIKPVEASESA, encoded by the exons ATGGCGACCTCCGTGGGCAACGTGGCTGACAGCACAG GGTTAGCGGAGTTGGCTCATCGTGAGTATCAGGCAGGAGACTTtgaagcagcagagagacaCTGCATGCAGCTTTGGAGACAAGAGCCTGATAATACTGGTGTGCTTTTATTGCTATCGTCTATTCACTTCCAGTGTCGCAGATTGGACAG GTCTGCTCACTTCAGCACTTTGGCTATTAAACAGAACCCGCTGCTGGCCGAAGCTTACTCAAATCTGGGCAATGTGTACAAGGAACGTGGACAGCTGCAGGAAGCTATCGAGCACTACAGACACGCGCTGCGCCTCAAACCAGATTTCATTGATGGATATATTAATCTGGCTGCTGCACTGGTAGCTGCAGGAGATATGGAAGGAGCAGTACAGGCATACGTGTCTGCCCTTCAGTACAACCCT GACTTGTACTGTGTTCGTAGTGACCTGGGGAACCTGCTCAAAGCCCTGGGTCGCTTGGAAGAAGCCAAG GCCTGTTACTTAAAAGCAATTGAGACTCAACCAAACTTTGCAGTGGCGTGGAGTAATCTTGGCTGTGTTTTCAATGCCCAAGGAGAAATCTGGCTCGCCATTCATCACTTTGAAAAG GCTGTAACACTTGACCCAAACTTTTTGGATGCGTACATCAATCTAGGAAATGTCCTGAAGGAGGCAAGAATATTTGACAG AGCTGTAGCAGCTTATCTTCGAGCCTTGAGTTTGAGTCCAAACCATGCAGTTGTACACGGCAACCTTGCTTGTGTGTATTACGAGCAAGGCCTGATAGACCTAGCAATAGACACCTACAGGAGGGCTATTGAGCTACAGCCCCACTTCCCAGATGCCTATTGCAACTTGGCCAACGCCTTGAAGGAGAAGGGCAGT gTGGCTGAAGCAGAGGAATGTTACAATACAGCCCTTCGACTTTGTCCCACTCACGCAGATTCTCTCAACAATCTAGCAAACATCAAACGGGAGCAGGGGAACATTGAGGAAGCTGTCCGCCTTTATCGGAAGGCTCTTGAG GTGTTTCCAGAGTTTGCTGCCGCGCATTCGAATTTAGCAAGTGTTCTCCAACAGCAAGGAAAGTTACAGGAAGCTCTGATGCATTACAAAGAGGCCATTAG AATCAGCCCCACGTTTGCAGATGCTTACTCCAATATGGGAAATACCTTGAAGGAGATGCAGGACGTTCAAGGAGCGCTGCAGTGCTACACCCGTGCCATTCAGATAAACCCAGCTTTTGCTGATGCCCATAGCAACCTGGCATCTATTCACAAG GATTCAGGGAATATACCAGAAGCCATTGCATCGTACCGCACCGCTCTGAAACTGAAACCTGATTTCCCTGATGCCTACTGCAACTTGGCTCACTGTCTGCAG ATTGTCTGTGACTGGACAGACTATGATGAAAGGATGAAGAAGCTGGTTAGCATTGTGGCTGAtcagctggagaaaaacaggCTGCCTTCTGTCCACCCTCATCACAGCATGCTGTATCCCCTTTCTCACAGTTTTAGGAAGGCTATTGCTGAGAGACATGGGAATCTGTGTTTGGACAAG ATTAATGTTCTTCACAAGCCGCCATATGAGCATCCAAAGGATTTGAAGGCCAGTGAAGGTCGGCTTCGCATTGGTTATGTGAGCTCTGATTTTGGAAACCATCCAACATCACACCTAATGCAGTCAATCCCCGGCATGCATAACCCAGACAAATTTGAG gtaTTCTGTTATGCCCTGAGTCCTGATGATGGCACCAACTTCCGTGTGAAGGTGATGGCGGAAGCGAATCACTTTGTTGACTTATCTCAG ATACCGTGcaatgggaaagcagcagacCGCATCCATCAGGATGGGATACACATTCTGATTAACATGAATGGCTATACCAAGGGAGCCAGGAATGAATTATTTGCCCTGAGACCAGCACCTATTCAG gcgATGTGGTTGGGGTATCCTGGAACCAGTGGGGCGTTGTTCATGGATTACATCATCACAGATAAAGAAACTTCTCCAGTTGAGGTGGCTGAGCAGTATTCAGAGAAATTAGCTTACATGCCTAACACTTTCTTTATTGGAGACCACGCCAACATGTTCCCCCATCTAAAG aaaaaagcAGTCATTGATTTCAAATCCAATGGCCATATTTATGATAACAGAATTGTTCTGAATGGCATTGACTTGAAGGCTTTCTTGGACAGCCTCCCTGATGTCAAAATAGTTAAG ATGAAGTGTCCTGATAGTGGAGACAATGCAGACAGCAACGCTGCCCTCAGTATGCCAGTCATTCCCATGAACACCATTGCAGAAGCTGTGATTGAGATGATTAATCGTGGACAAATTCAGATAACCATCAATGGATTCAACATCAGTAATGGACTAGCAACTACTCAG ATTAACAACAAAGCAGCAACTGGAGAAGAAGTTCCACGAACCATCATCGTTACTACCCGCTCTCAGTATGGTTTGCCAGAGGATGCTGTTGTGTACTGCAACTTCAATCAGCTGTATAAGATCGACCCTTCCACACTGCAGATGTGGGCTAAT ATCCTAAAAAGAGTTCCAAACAGCGTGCTGTGGCTGCTGCGTTTCCCAGCTGTAGGAGAACCCAATATTCAGCAGTATGCACAGAACTTGGGTCTTTCCCAGAACAGAATCATCTTTTCTCCTGTTGCCCCCAAGGAAGAACACGTGAGGAGAGGGCAACTGGCTGATGTTTGTCTAGACACTCCACTTTGCAATGGGCACACGACGGGGATGGATGTGCTCTGGGCAGGGACTCCTATGGTCACTATGCCAG GTGAAACACTTGCATCACGAGTCGCTGCCTCCCAGCTTACTTGCCTTGGTTGTCTTGAGCTGATTGCAAAAAGTAGGCAGGAGTATGAGGATATTGCTGTGAAACTGGGAACTGACCTGGAATA CCTGAAAAAAATACGTGGCAAAGTCTGGAAGCAGAGAATATCCAGTCCTTTGTTCAACACCAAGCAGTACACAATGGACCTGGAGCGGCTTTATCTTCAGATGTGGGATCACTACGCTGCTGGCAACAAACCGGACCACATGATCAAGCCAGTGGAAGCCAGTGAGTCTGCATGA
- the OGT gene encoding UDP-N-acetylglucosamine--peptide N-acetylglucosaminyltransferase 110 kDa subunit isoform X1, producing MATSVGNVADSTEPTKRMLSFQGLAELAHREYQAGDFEAAERHCMQLWRQEPDNTGVLLLLSSIHFQCRRLDRSAHFSTLAIKQNPLLAEAYSNLGNVYKERGQLQEAIEHYRHALRLKPDFIDGYINLAAALVAAGDMEGAVQAYVSALQYNPDLYCVRSDLGNLLKALGRLEEAKACYLKAIETQPNFAVAWSNLGCVFNAQGEIWLAIHHFEKAVTLDPNFLDAYINLGNVLKEARIFDRAVAAYLRALSLSPNHAVVHGNLACVYYEQGLIDLAIDTYRRAIELQPHFPDAYCNLANALKEKGSVAEAEECYNTALRLCPTHADSLNNLANIKREQGNIEEAVRLYRKALEVFPEFAAAHSNLASVLQQQGKLQEALMHYKEAIRISPTFADAYSNMGNTLKEMQDVQGALQCYTRAIQINPAFADAHSNLASIHKDSGNIPEAIASYRTALKLKPDFPDAYCNLAHCLQIVCDWTDYDERMKKLVSIVADQLEKNRLPSVHPHHSMLYPLSHSFRKAIAERHGNLCLDKINVLHKPPYEHPKDLKASEGRLRIGYVSSDFGNHPTSHLMQSIPGMHNPDKFEVFCYALSPDDGTNFRVKVMAEANHFVDLSQIPCNGKAADRIHQDGIHILINMNGYTKGARNELFALRPAPIQAMWLGYPGTSGALFMDYIITDKETSPVEVAEQYSEKLAYMPNTFFIGDHANMFPHLKKKAVIDFKSNGHIYDNRIVLNGIDLKAFLDSLPDVKIVKMKCPDSGDNADSNAALSMPVIPMNTIAEAVIEMINRGQIQITINGFNISNGLATTQINNKAATGEEVPRTIIVTTRSQYGLPEDAVVYCNFNQLYKIDPSTLQMWANILKRVPNSVLWLLRFPAVGEPNIQQYAQNLGLSQNRIIFSPVAPKEEHVRRGQLADVCLDTPLCNGHTTGMDVLWAGTPMVTMPGETLASRVAASQLTCLGCLELIAKSRQEYEDIAVKLGTDLEYLKKIRGKVWKQRISSPLFNTKQYTMDLERLYLQMWDHYAAGNKPDHMIKPVEASESA from the exons ATGGCGACCTCCGTGGGCAACGTGGCTGACAGCACAG AACCAACGAAACGTATGCTTTCCTTCCAAGGGTTAGCGGAGTTGGCTCATCGTGAGTATCAGGCAGGAGACTTtgaagcagcagagagacaCTGCATGCAGCTTTGGAGACAAGAGCCTGATAATACTGGTGTGCTTTTATTGCTATCGTCTATTCACTTCCAGTGTCGCAGATTGGACAG GTCTGCTCACTTCAGCACTTTGGCTATTAAACAGAACCCGCTGCTGGCCGAAGCTTACTCAAATCTGGGCAATGTGTACAAGGAACGTGGACAGCTGCAGGAAGCTATCGAGCACTACAGACACGCGCTGCGCCTCAAACCAGATTTCATTGATGGATATATTAATCTGGCTGCTGCACTGGTAGCTGCAGGAGATATGGAAGGAGCAGTACAGGCATACGTGTCTGCCCTTCAGTACAACCCT GACTTGTACTGTGTTCGTAGTGACCTGGGGAACCTGCTCAAAGCCCTGGGTCGCTTGGAAGAAGCCAAG GCCTGTTACTTAAAAGCAATTGAGACTCAACCAAACTTTGCAGTGGCGTGGAGTAATCTTGGCTGTGTTTTCAATGCCCAAGGAGAAATCTGGCTCGCCATTCATCACTTTGAAAAG GCTGTAACACTTGACCCAAACTTTTTGGATGCGTACATCAATCTAGGAAATGTCCTGAAGGAGGCAAGAATATTTGACAG AGCTGTAGCAGCTTATCTTCGAGCCTTGAGTTTGAGTCCAAACCATGCAGTTGTACACGGCAACCTTGCTTGTGTGTATTACGAGCAAGGCCTGATAGACCTAGCAATAGACACCTACAGGAGGGCTATTGAGCTACAGCCCCACTTCCCAGATGCCTATTGCAACTTGGCCAACGCCTTGAAGGAGAAGGGCAGT gTGGCTGAAGCAGAGGAATGTTACAATACAGCCCTTCGACTTTGTCCCACTCACGCAGATTCTCTCAACAATCTAGCAAACATCAAACGGGAGCAGGGGAACATTGAGGAAGCTGTCCGCCTTTATCGGAAGGCTCTTGAG GTGTTTCCAGAGTTTGCTGCCGCGCATTCGAATTTAGCAAGTGTTCTCCAACAGCAAGGAAAGTTACAGGAAGCTCTGATGCATTACAAAGAGGCCATTAG AATCAGCCCCACGTTTGCAGATGCTTACTCCAATATGGGAAATACCTTGAAGGAGATGCAGGACGTTCAAGGAGCGCTGCAGTGCTACACCCGTGCCATTCAGATAAACCCAGCTTTTGCTGATGCCCATAGCAACCTGGCATCTATTCACAAG GATTCAGGGAATATACCAGAAGCCATTGCATCGTACCGCACCGCTCTGAAACTGAAACCTGATTTCCCTGATGCCTACTGCAACTTGGCTCACTGTCTGCAG ATTGTCTGTGACTGGACAGACTATGATGAAAGGATGAAGAAGCTGGTTAGCATTGTGGCTGAtcagctggagaaaaacaggCTGCCTTCTGTCCACCCTCATCACAGCATGCTGTATCCCCTTTCTCACAGTTTTAGGAAGGCTATTGCTGAGAGACATGGGAATCTGTGTTTGGACAAG ATTAATGTTCTTCACAAGCCGCCATATGAGCATCCAAAGGATTTGAAGGCCAGTGAAGGTCGGCTTCGCATTGGTTATGTGAGCTCTGATTTTGGAAACCATCCAACATCACACCTAATGCAGTCAATCCCCGGCATGCATAACCCAGACAAATTTGAG gtaTTCTGTTATGCCCTGAGTCCTGATGATGGCACCAACTTCCGTGTGAAGGTGATGGCGGAAGCGAATCACTTTGTTGACTTATCTCAG ATACCGTGcaatgggaaagcagcagacCGCATCCATCAGGATGGGATACACATTCTGATTAACATGAATGGCTATACCAAGGGAGCCAGGAATGAATTATTTGCCCTGAGACCAGCACCTATTCAG gcgATGTGGTTGGGGTATCCTGGAACCAGTGGGGCGTTGTTCATGGATTACATCATCACAGATAAAGAAACTTCTCCAGTTGAGGTGGCTGAGCAGTATTCAGAGAAATTAGCTTACATGCCTAACACTTTCTTTATTGGAGACCACGCCAACATGTTCCCCCATCTAAAG aaaaaagcAGTCATTGATTTCAAATCCAATGGCCATATTTATGATAACAGAATTGTTCTGAATGGCATTGACTTGAAGGCTTTCTTGGACAGCCTCCCTGATGTCAAAATAGTTAAG ATGAAGTGTCCTGATAGTGGAGACAATGCAGACAGCAACGCTGCCCTCAGTATGCCAGTCATTCCCATGAACACCATTGCAGAAGCTGTGATTGAGATGATTAATCGTGGACAAATTCAGATAACCATCAATGGATTCAACATCAGTAATGGACTAGCAACTACTCAG ATTAACAACAAAGCAGCAACTGGAGAAGAAGTTCCACGAACCATCATCGTTACTACCCGCTCTCAGTATGGTTTGCCAGAGGATGCTGTTGTGTACTGCAACTTCAATCAGCTGTATAAGATCGACCCTTCCACACTGCAGATGTGGGCTAAT ATCCTAAAAAGAGTTCCAAACAGCGTGCTGTGGCTGCTGCGTTTCCCAGCTGTAGGAGAACCCAATATTCAGCAGTATGCACAGAACTTGGGTCTTTCCCAGAACAGAATCATCTTTTCTCCTGTTGCCCCCAAGGAAGAACACGTGAGGAGAGGGCAACTGGCTGATGTTTGTCTAGACACTCCACTTTGCAATGGGCACACGACGGGGATGGATGTGCTCTGGGCAGGGACTCCTATGGTCACTATGCCAG GTGAAACACTTGCATCACGAGTCGCTGCCTCCCAGCTTACTTGCCTTGGTTGTCTTGAGCTGATTGCAAAAAGTAGGCAGGAGTATGAGGATATTGCTGTGAAACTGGGAACTGACCTGGAATA CCTGAAAAAAATACGTGGCAAAGTCTGGAAGCAGAGAATATCCAGTCCTTTGTTCAACACCAAGCAGTACACAATGGACCTGGAGCGGCTTTATCTTCAGATGTGGGATCACTACGCTGCTGGCAACAAACCGGACCACATGATCAAGCCAGTGGAAGCCAGTGAGTCTGCATGA